A genome region from Paradevosia shaoguanensis includes the following:
- a CDS encoding recombination protein NinB, with product MSDRQSFVLINDHVRGNAMRALRDAAPNSRVTVAPPQRSLDQNAKLHAILTDLSRSGIEWAGAQRTVDEWKVLMVSGHAVATGAKAEVVPGIEGEFVPIRESTASMSVARAASLITYILAFCDMNGVELHETRRGGFLDGARAA from the coding sequence ATGAGCGATCGCCAGTCCTTCGTGCTCATCAACGACCATGTGCGGGGCAACGCCATGCGTGCCCTGCGCGACGCGGCGCCGAATAGCCGCGTCACCGTTGCCCCGCCTCAGCGGAGCCTAGACCAAAATGCGAAGCTGCACGCTATCCTGACGGACCTATCGCGGTCGGGCATCGAGTGGGCCGGCGCTCAGCGTACCGTGGATGAATGGAAGGTGCTCATGGTGTCGGGCCACGCCGTCGCCACCGGCGCAAAAGCCGAAGTGGTGCCCGGGATCGAAGGCGAGTTCGTGCCGATCCGCGAGAGCACGGCCAGCATGTCGGTGGCGCGGGCGGCGAGCCTCATCACCTACATTCTCGCCTTCTGCGACATGAACGGTGTCGAGCTGCACGAAACCCGGCGCGGTGGCTTCCTCGATGGCGCGAGGGCGGCCTGA
- a CDS encoding NERD domain-containing protein, translating to MPAYRSSAEAEVRDAVVERLRLIRPQARIIHEINVSTYGPNRIDVLAVSPAEIVAVEVKSARDKLDRLPSQIKSMMGCAHHVVAALHEKFLVERETGVHAAHYQRDGRYYFRDLPENTGIRHPVLAWIFPEKRRAMKSVVEGGVDYTAYWSQPDQTYEETLPAAALEILWRDELAELCGSLGVPSGRRSNMSDMARALRWHCSGKELTKGICSALRARRCVEADPEIEAAA from the coding sequence ATGCCAGCTTATCGCAGCAGTGCCGAGGCCGAAGTGCGTGATGCCGTCGTGGAAAGACTTCGGCTAATCCGCCCCCAAGCCAGGATAATCCACGAAATAAACGTGAGCACCTATGGCCCCAATCGCATTGACGTGCTGGCCGTAAGCCCGGCCGAGATCGTTGCTGTCGAGGTGAAGTCGGCAAGGGACAAACTGGACCGCCTGCCGAGCCAGATCAAAAGCATGATGGGATGCGCCCACCATGTCGTCGCGGCCCTTCACGAGAAATTCCTTGTCGAGCGAGAGACAGGTGTACACGCAGCGCACTACCAGCGCGACGGACGGTACTATTTCCGCGACCTTCCCGAGAACACCGGCATCAGACATCCTGTTCTTGCTTGGATTTTCCCCGAGAAACGTCGGGCAATGAAATCCGTGGTAGAGGGCGGCGTCGACTACACGGCCTACTGGAGCCAGCCCGACCAAACCTACGAGGAAACACTACCAGCCGCAGCCTTGGAAATCCTATGGCGCGATGAGCTCGCCGAGCTTTGCGGGAGCCTCGGTGTTCCCTCGGGGCGCCGCTCGAACATGTCGGACATGGCGCGCGCCCTGCGCTGGCATTGCAGCGGCAAGGAACTGACGAAGGGCATTTGCTCCGCGTTGCGGGCTCGCCGCTGCGTCGAGGCCGACCCTGAAATCGAGGCTGCCGCATGA
- a CDS encoding nuclease domain-containing protein produces the protein MTPRQRLEPIRSNKYLSAAKGQPCQLRFAGICLDPSGLGHETTVFAHFRHGKGMGQKAHDFDGADACANCHRFLDEGWSGKVSYAIVLETMLRGLERTLENRIRRGVLVMPITIETPASARPIKSRKPREERQRIPRSQNPWPQGRKIPTRQKERTS, from the coding sequence ATGACCCCGCGCCAACGCCTCGAGCCCATCCGTTCCAACAAGTACCTCTCGGCCGCCAAGGGCCAGCCGTGCCAGCTTCGCTTCGCCGGCATCTGCCTCGACCCTTCCGGCCTTGGCCACGAAACCACCGTGTTCGCCCATTTCCGGCACGGCAAGGGTATGGGCCAGAAGGCGCACGACTTCGACGGCGCCGACGCCTGCGCCAATTGCCATCGCTTCCTCGACGAGGGTTGGAGCGGCAAGGTCAGCTACGCCATCGTCCTCGAGACAATGCTGCGAGGCCTGGAGCGCACGCTGGAGAACCGTATCAGGCGCGGCGTGCTGGTGATGCCGATCACCATCGAAACGCCGGCTAGCGCCCGCCCTATCAAGTCGCGCAAGCCCCGCGAGGAGCGCCAGCGCATTCCCAGATCGCAAAACCCATGGCCGCAAGGGAGGAAGATCCCGACGCGGCAGAAGGAGCGGACATCGTGA
- a CDS encoding tyrosine-type recombinase/integrase, which produces MSVYKRNGVGTYRYDFEVGGKRFVGDTGETDKRKAEAAQKREREKARDRLRAAADKFSANMTFGAACVRYMEEVGEHHKNALTTLSNLEWLQAQLGAKTLVSNIDDNRVSFVVAKRRREFRKVGNDQTPKTLVSNATVNRTCTEQLRKVLRRAETKWGCAVGEIDWAGHMLPEPKERVREASVEEEGLVMDQLDRGYDDGVLFAVLTGCRRMEIVGLTWQSVDFFNRVFTVIGKGEKSRTVPMSNAVFDLLWSIKDNDPQWVFTYVAARTDKRKGIVRGIRYPMTDAGLRTAARRAVSGAGIKNLRFHDLRHTAATRILRKSNLRVVQNLLGHAEPSTTAKYAHAMVEDIRAAMDAAGPATIPADELAFRINSLTKRGKSG; this is translated from the coding sequence ATGTCCGTCTACAAGCGCAACGGCGTCGGCACCTATCGCTACGACTTCGAGGTCGGTGGTAAGCGATTTGTCGGAGATACGGGCGAGACTGACAAGCGCAAAGCCGAAGCAGCTCAAAAGCGCGAGCGGGAGAAAGCCCGAGATCGCCTGAGGGCCGCTGCCGACAAATTCAGCGCTAATATGACCTTCGGCGCTGCTTGCGTGCGCTACATGGAGGAAGTTGGCGAGCACCATAAGAACGCTCTGACAACCCTGTCCAATCTCGAATGGCTCCAGGCTCAACTTGGAGCCAAGACGTTGGTCTCCAACATAGACGACAACAGGGTCTCGTTCGTTGTCGCAAAGCGCCGCCGTGAGTTCCGCAAGGTCGGAAACGATCAGACGCCGAAGACACTCGTCAGCAACGCCACTGTCAACCGGACCTGCACCGAGCAGCTGCGCAAGGTGTTGCGGCGTGCCGAAACGAAGTGGGGATGCGCGGTCGGGGAAATAGATTGGGCTGGCCACATGCTGCCAGAACCGAAAGAGCGCGTTCGCGAAGCTTCAGTCGAAGAGGAAGGTCTGGTTATGGACCAACTGGACCGAGGCTATGATGATGGGGTGTTGTTCGCCGTGCTTACAGGATGCCGTCGCATGGAAATCGTTGGTCTAACATGGCAGTCCGTTGATTTCTTCAACCGCGTGTTCACTGTGATCGGAAAGGGCGAGAAAAGCCGCACGGTGCCCATGAGCAATGCGGTGTTCGACTTGCTCTGGTCTATCAAGGACAACGATCCGCAATGGGTTTTTACCTATGTGGCGGCGCGAACGGACAAGCGAAAGGGCATAGTCCGGGGCATTAGGTATCCGATGACCGACGCTGGGCTCCGAACAGCGGCCAGGCGAGCAGTCAGTGGGGCTGGCATCAAGAACCTGCGGTTCCATGATCTGCGCCACACGGCCGCGACACGTATTCTGAGGAAGTCAAATCTCAGGGTCGTGCAGAACCTGCTCGGGCACGCCGAGCCATCGACCACGGCGAAATATGCTCATGCTATGGTTGAAGACATCCGCGCCGCCATGGATGCAGCAGGCCCCGCCACAATCCCCGCCGACGAGCTGGCTTTTCGTATTAACTCACTGACGAAGCGCGGGAAATCGGGTTAA
- a CDS encoding DUF3597 domain-containing protein yields the protein MGLFDDIKAKIFGAPATATPAPNTSADDAAKAIGIAAANRVAASLAPTPTANVQVAQAAPPPAPTPAPAAAPAAAPAAPSAPVDVAAVLDAAVAKAGQKLDWRKSIVDLMKALGLDSGLAARKQLAAELGYKGDTGDSAAMNIWLHKQVIQKLKDNGGKVPADLL from the coding sequence ATGGGACTGTTCGACGACATCAAGGCCAAGATCTTCGGCGCACCCGCCACGGCCACTCCTGCCCCCAATACCAGCGCTGACGATGCCGCCAAGGCTATCGGAATCGCTGCCGCCAACCGCGTGGCCGCTTCGCTTGCGCCCACACCGACGGCCAATGTTCAGGTCGCACAGGCTGCACCGCCCCCGGCGCCCACGCCTGCTCCGGCTGCCGCCCCTGCTGCGGCACCTGCCGCTCCCTCGGCGCCTGTCGATGTCGCCGCAGTGCTCGATGCTGCCGTGGCCAAGGCCGGACAGAAGCTCGACTGGCGCAAATCGATCGTGGATCTCATGAAGGCGCTCGGGCTGGACAGCGGCCTCGCAGCCCGCAAGCAGCTTGCCGCCGAGCTCGGCTACAAGGGCGATACCGGTGATTCCGCTGCGATGAACATCTGGCTGCACAAGCAGGTTATCCAGAAGCTCAAGGACAATGGCGGCAAGGTGCCGGCCGATCTCCTCTAG
- a CDS encoding MFS transporter, with protein sequence MSSLAASSADAAPANPRSRVLLASLIGTTIEFYDFYVYATAAVLVFPHLFFPAGNETTALLASFAVFGAAMVARPLGAIFFGHLGDRRGRKVTLVGALLTMGIATFLIGLLPTYAMANWLAPALLVILRLAQGFALGGEWSGAALVATENAPKGKRAIFGTFPQLGAPVGFIIANGLFLIIAAMMPSDDPSRPSLAFLDWGWRIPFLFSIVMVAVGLWVRLSLVESSAFEKTVKTGQVKRLPLAAVFRSHWKELILGTFYMLATYVLFYLMTTFSLSYGRAAADAGVPGLGYSYNTFVLMMIVGVVFFGIFTLVSGPWADRWGRRRTLIWVTIAIALFGLVWVPMLAGGSFGVMAWLILGFSLMGMTFGPMGALLPELFPANVRYTGSGISYNVSSILGAAVAPFIAVALWSYGAGSPFWVGIYLTAMSVLTLIALLLGKETKDVDIEA encoded by the coding sequence ATGTCTTCTTTAGCTGCGTCGTCTGCCGATGCAGCGCCGGCCAATCCGCGTTCGCGCGTGCTTCTGGCCAGTCTCATCGGCACGACTATCGAGTTCTACGACTTCTACGTCTACGCGACCGCGGCCGTACTCGTATTTCCTCATCTGTTCTTCCCCGCCGGCAATGAAACCACGGCGCTCCTGGCCTCGTTCGCCGTCTTCGGCGCTGCCATGGTGGCTCGCCCGCTCGGCGCGATCTTCTTCGGCCATCTTGGCGACCGTCGCGGCCGCAAGGTGACGCTGGTGGGCGCGCTGCTCACCATGGGCATCGCCACGTTCCTCATCGGCCTCCTGCCGACCTATGCGATGGCCAATTGGCTGGCGCCGGCGCTGTTGGTGATCCTGCGCCTCGCCCAAGGCTTTGCGCTCGGCGGCGAGTGGAGCGGCGCCGCACTCGTTGCGACCGAGAACGCGCCCAAGGGCAAGCGCGCCATTTTCGGCACCTTCCCGCAGCTTGGTGCGCCGGTCGGCTTCATTATCGCCAACGGGCTCTTCCTCATCATCGCGGCCATGATGCCGTCCGACGATCCTTCGCGGCCCTCCCTGGCCTTCCTCGACTGGGGTTGGCGTATCCCGTTCCTCTTTTCGATCGTAATGGTCGCGGTCGGCCTCTGGGTGCGTCTGAGCCTCGTCGAAAGCTCGGCTTTCGAGAAGACGGTGAAGACCGGCCAAGTCAAGCGCCTGCCGCTGGCCGCCGTGTTCCGCAGCCATTGGAAGGAACTGATCCTCGGCACCTTCTACATGCTGGCGACCTACGTGCTCTTCTACCTGATGACCACGTTCTCGCTCAGCTATGGCCGCGCGGCGGCAGATGCCGGCGTGCCGGGGCTCGGCTACAGCTACAACACGTTCGTGCTCATGATGATCGTGGGCGTGGTGTTCTTCGGCATCTTCACGCTGGTTTCGGGGCCCTGGGCCGACCGCTGGGGCCGTCGCCGCACCCTGATCTGGGTGACGATCGCCATCGCGCTCTTCGGCCTCGTCTGGGTGCCGATGCTCGCCGGCGGTTCGTTCGGCGTGATGGCCTGGCTGATCCTCGGCTTCTCGCTCATGGGCATGACCTTCGGCCCGATGGGCGCGCTGCTGCCCGAACTGTTCCCGGCCAATGTCCGCTATACGGGCTCAGGCATCTCCTACAACGTGTCCTCGATCCTGGGCGCGGCAGTGGCCCCGTTCATCGCGGTGGCGCTCTGGAGCTATGGAGCGGGCAGCCCGTTCTGGGTGGGTATCTACCTCACCGCCATGTCGGTGCTGACGCTCATCGCATTGCTGCTCGGCAAGGAAACCAAGGACGTCGATATCGAGGCCTGA
- a CDS encoding MarR family winged helix-turn-helix transcriptional regulator yields MNDPTKKPGSPCYFNDDDKRLEVFEREGIGRRSAEAIAEIDVTMQRIRRGVSKREFAAKLVATLGPDVDLQHLDTMGAIANWGHPSPESEVTVGLVAERLAIDPSRASRLVSEVVDKGYARRVASQADARRICLELTEAGHAFTEEFRILKWKMLARAMGKWSEDEIVTFARLLDRFSHWGRDGLAVLPKETEDAE; encoded by the coding sequence ATGAACGACCCGACCAAAAAGCCCGGCAGCCCCTGCTATTTCAACGACGACGACAAGCGCCTCGAGGTTTTCGAGCGTGAGGGTATCGGCCGCCGGTCGGCCGAGGCCATCGCTGAAATCGACGTTACCATGCAGCGCATCCGCCGCGGTGTCAGCAAACGCGAATTTGCCGCCAAGCTCGTGGCGACGCTCGGGCCGGACGTGGATTTGCAGCATCTCGATACGATGGGGGCCATCGCCAACTGGGGCCATCCCTCACCCGAGAGCGAAGTGACGGTCGGGCTGGTGGCCGAGCGGCTCGCTATCGACCCTTCGCGCGCCAGCCGGCTGGTGTCGGAGGTCGTCGACAAGGGCTATGCCCGCCGGGTCGCGTCACAGGCCGATGCACGCCGTATCTGCCTCGAACTGACCGAAGCCGGGCACGCCTTCACCGAGGAATTCCGCATCCTCAAGTGGAAGATGCTGGCGCGGGCCATGGGCAAGTGGAGCGAAGACGAGATCGTGACCTTCGCGCGGCTGCTCGACCGTTTCAGCCATTGGGGCAGGGACGGGCTGGCTGTTCTCCCCAAGGAAACCGAAGACGCGGAGTGA
- a CDS encoding MDR family MFS transporter, translated as MTYMAAASTPPVLSQRRKIVVYLAVLAGMFMASLDMQIIATALPTITEALGDLELFGWVGAGYLLVTAAVTPFYGKLGDLFGRKRVFMVAIALFTLGSLACGMAWSMQSLIAARVLQGLGGGGLMTSAFAIIADLFEPRERAKYQGFSSAVFTLSGLIGPVAGGFIAQSFGWEYIFLINLPVGVLVIAVLAFAMPSFSPKRSHSIDYLGGLLLAGSVTALVFWAEEALGGSYSGPLIFILPIVVIAALTAFVMVERRAAEPILPLGILKNRQIALTLVMSILMGVATLGMLNYFALAMQMITGLPPAMAGLLFLPSSVGSLLAAIVSGNITARTGRYKIFPVIGMALGVAALYAFSFINAETPYWAIGILMFCFSICMGLQMQTLMVAVQSSAPKADVGAATGALTLSRMIGASLGLAANGGLLHGALQRAQNALPADVVAQLPAPLPDLTPKAVQELPPELGARMVEAFAGAFSNVLYFGAGLFAVGFLLALLLKDVRLPVQNKKTEENGAAMPAVAE; from the coding sequence ATGACTTACATGGCCGCCGCATCCACCCCGCCCGTCCTCTCGCAACGCCGCAAGATCGTCGTCTACCTGGCTGTACTGGCCGGCATGTTCATGGCTTCGCTCGACATGCAGATCATCGCCACCGCGCTGCCGACGATCACCGAGGCGTTGGGCGATCTCGAGCTTTTCGGCTGGGTGGGCGCCGGCTATCTGCTGGTCACGGCGGCGGTTACGCCCTTCTACGGCAAGCTTGGTGATCTCTTCGGGCGCAAGCGCGTCTTCATGGTCGCCATTGCTCTCTTCACCCTGGGCTCGCTCGCCTGTGGCATGGCCTGGTCGATGCAGAGCCTCATAGCAGCCCGCGTGCTCCAGGGTCTTGGCGGCGGCGGCCTCATGACGTCGGCCTTCGCTATCATCGCCGATCTTTTCGAGCCGCGCGAGCGCGCCAAGTATCAGGGCTTCAGCTCCGCCGTCTTCACGCTTTCCGGCCTCATCGGCCCGGTTGCAGGCGGCTTCATCGCGCAGAGCTTTGGCTGGGAGTACATCTTCCTCATCAACCTGCCCGTCGGCGTCCTGGTCATCGCGGTTCTGGCCTTTGCCATGCCCTCGTTCAGCCCCAAGCGCAGCCATTCGATCGACTACCTGGGCGGCCTGCTACTCGCCGGTTCAGTCACCGCGCTGGTCTTCTGGGCCGAGGAAGCGCTGGGCGGCAGCTATTCGGGCCCGCTTATCTTCATCCTGCCGATCGTAGTCATCGCCGCCCTCACCGCCTTCGTGATGGTCGAGCGCCGTGCCGCCGAGCCCATCCTGCCGCTCGGCATTCTCAAGAATCGGCAGATTGCGCTCACGCTCGTCATGTCGATTCTGATGGGTGTGGCGACGCTGGGCATGCTCAACTATTTCGCGCTGGCCATGCAGATGATCACCGGCCTGCCGCCGGCCATGGCAGGCCTGCTCTTCCTGCCCTCCTCGGTCGGCTCGCTACTTGCCGCCATCGTCTCGGGCAACATCACTGCCCGTACCGGCCGCTACAAGATCTTCCCGGTCATCGGCATGGCGCTCGGCGTGGCCGCGCTCTACGCCTTCAGCTTCATCAATGCGGAGACTCCCTATTGGGCCATCGGCATCCTGATGTTCTGCTTCTCGATCTGCATGGGCCTGCAGATGCAGACGCTGATGGTCGCGGTGCAGTCCTCCGCGCCCAAGGCCGATGTCGGCGCCGCCACTGGCGCCCTCACACTTTCGCGCATGATCGGCGCATCCCTTGGCCTCGCCGCCAATGGCGGCCTGCTCCACGGCGCCCTGCAGCGCGCCCAGAATGCCTTGCCGGCTGACGTGGTCGCCCAACTCCCTGCACCGCTCCCCGACCTGACGCCCAAGGCCGTCCAGGAACTGCCGCCCGAACTGGGCGCCCGGATGGTCGAAGCCTTCGCCGGTGCCTTCTCCAACGTTCTCTATTTCGGCGCCGGCCTCTTCGCCGTCGGCTTCCTGCTGGCCCTGCTCCTCAAGGACGTGCGTCTGCCGGTGCAGAACAAGAAGACTGAGGAGAATGGTGCAGCCATGCCGGCGGTGGCGGAGTAG